The DNA window GTTGGGATTTCCATTGAATGCGATTACTTTCATATGATTCCTCGTTCGGATTTGTTCCGTGCAGTTTAGTTTAAGTAGTCAGTATATTATAGTAACCAATTACAAGATTGGTATTGAGTAATGTGAAGAGAACTAAGGAAAAATGTCCCTATCACTGTGAAATTGAGGCAGCTTTCGCTGTTATCGGGGGGAAACGGAAAGCCCGTATTATCTCCCATATAGGGGATGGAAAACCACGGTTTAACCAGCTGCGAGATATACTTGAGAATGTGAGCCCTCGGATGCTCGCAAAGCAGTTGAGGGAACTGGAAGAGGACGGCCTTGTGATTCGGAAGATGCATCGTGAGATCCCACCCCGGGTAGAATATGAACTGACGAAAACCGGAAGGGCGTTCATTCCGATCCTTGATAATATCAGTGACTGGGTTATCGAGTACTGTCCTGATGCGGCTCAGAAGATCGAATAATTTTAAAAATTTTGGAGAAAGATTATGGCACAACAATCCTGTCCCTACCAGTGCCCGGTTGAAGCGGCATTTGATTTTATCGGGGGAAAATGGAAAGCCCTCATCATATGGCATATCGGAAAGAGCAGCCGGCGGTATTCCGAGATTAAACAAAAACTGCCGAAAATCAGTCCGCACATCCTCTCCCGGCAGTTGAAGATGCTTGAGGACAACGGGCTCATTCTACGGAAACAACATGAAGGCATCCCCCCTCGGGTTGAATATACTCTGACAGCAGCCGGCCTCGGGCTCCTGCCAATTCTTGATCTAACCTGCGACTGGGCAATAGCGCATTATCCCGAACATATACCGAAAGGTTTTTTCAAACAACCACCCGGGTCATAAAAAAATGGGGAAGATCTCCCGCTTCTGTTTTTAATTCTTTCACATCAGTGCTCGATTGCGGTGGTAAAATAGATGTTCTGCCCCGATGCCTTGAGCGGGATCCCGTATACAATGCTACAACCTTTGATAATCCCGAGTTTCATTGCAGCAACACCGGCGCTGTACATGATACGATTATCCGCATTGTGGATGCTGGCAGTTTTTGCTGCTGAACCGACTGCAATACCGAGATCGGTTACCTTGAAGACGCAGTTCGGGCCGGCATAGTCGGTCTTTTGGGGCTTTGTTTTTTCACATGCCTGTGCCATCTCATTGCAGGTCGCATAACCACATCCCCCGCAGTTCAGCCCAATCGGGTTCTGCCCGGCAATGCCGATCAGGACCAGCGCATCGCTGGCTAGAATCTGCTCGCCATTGGTCCGGAAAAAGTCCATGCCAGTTTCCTTAGCTATCCGGATCATCTCACCGGCTATTATTTCCTGTTCTTTCCTACCGACAACCTCGATGGCAAGAGAATCAAGCCCTACGGCTTTTGGTGCGGTACGTGCTGCCAGTGCCATAAGACCGGCAACGGTTTTTACTGCATCAGTTTCTGCAGACATACATGATTATTCATGACTGGTATGTGAAAAACCGGAGAGTAACCGAATTGTGATCAGATACCAGATCTGGTATCAATTCTGATGCCCGGGAATGTTCGTCACTGTTGATCGTAATCAAGCGGTACTCCCTGACTCGTCCGCGCGACGCATCAGGGGTTCGGACTCCCCGCCGATGCAGCTCGTAACCTTCGCCTCTGATCGGGTCCTGGCACTGTCGGGGATCGATGGCGGACAGTCTGTCGTCTCCCCAATCGAAGGTCCCCTCGATCCCTGTTTCCCGAGGTCCTTATGGCACCACCACGCGATGATCGCCGGCAGGGCTTCACCTTCCACTCTGATCTCGAGGGACGAGCCGGCGCGACGTTCTGCTGATCGGTCGAGGTCTGTAAAAAATAACGGTAGGAGTTTCATATCAATCCCTATAGTCGTCGAACACTATGACGATATCATTGAAATCGACCTGGACGCCGCTACAGAGGAACAGGCCACAGAATCGATATCAGAAAATCGAAGATCTCATGTTGGAATCACCACTTTCACGATCCCTGAATGATCTGGTCTCACGATAATATTTGTTCTTAAAATTATCCCGGGCTTCTGTGGCTGTGGAAGTCCCCGGTCTTCAGGAGAGTAAGAACACGAGCACGATTGTGGTTGCTGATACGCCCAACCTGCTCGGGAACTGGAGCGGGACGATCACCGGGTACACTAAAGGGGCAGGATACGACGCCTTCTCCGACGACACCATGATCATGATGGTCACCGAACAGAAAGGCCGGATCTTCTCGGGAGATATCAGCCTCGCGAACCAGAGCGGAGTCTGGAAGGCGGTCACCTTCGCCGGGGTCATCGGCCGGGATGGCAGGACTCTCTCCATGGTCGAGGGGAAAGGAGGGCATTCTTCCGGCGACCTTATGCCTCCGGGTGAGATCGAGTTCATCTACTCGGATGAGGCCGAGCCCTTCACCATAGCGATCAACTCGCTGAAAAGGGATTGAGCTGCCCCCTCTCTTTCTTTCTCCTCAAACCACACTCATATTAAATCGTACGCGGTAACGAATAGTGTGGATTCACTCACCCATGCGCTGACGGCCGCCGTCCTTGCCTACGCCCTTGGTCTCCCGCAGCTCCTGCCGTTTATGGTGCTCGGTGCGGTCATCATCGACGCGGATGCGTTCTTCTCCCGGGTCTCGGACAGCGATCCCCGGCTCTACCTCTTCACCCATGG is part of the Methanosphaerula palustris E1-9c genome and encodes:
- a CDS encoding ferredoxin domain-containing protein, with amino-acid sequence MSAETDAVKTVAGLMALAARTAPKAVGLDSLAIEVVGRKEQEIIAGEMIRIAKETGMDFFRTNGEQILASDALVLIGIAGQNPIGLNCGGCGYATCNEMAQACEKTKPQKTDYAGPNCVFKVTDLGIAVGSAAKTASIHNADNRIMYSAGVAAMKLGIIKGCSIVYGIPLKASGQNIYFTTAIEH
- a CDS encoding winged helix-turn-helix transcriptional regulator, yielding MAQQSCPYQCPVEAAFDFIGGKWKALIIWHIGKSSRRYSEIKQKLPKISPHILSRQLKMLEDNGLILRKQHEGIPPRVEYTLTAAGLGLLPILDLTCDWAIAHYPEHIPKGFFKQPPGS
- a CDS encoding winged helix-turn-helix transcriptional regulator — its product is MKRTKEKCPYHCEIEAAFAVIGGKRKARIISHIGDGKPRFNQLRDILENVSPRMLAKQLRELEEDGLVIRKMHREIPPRVEYELTKTGRAFIPILDNISDWVIEYCPDAAQKIE